A single genomic interval of Coccidioides posadasii str. Silveira chromosome 1, complete sequence harbors:
- a CDS encoding uncharacterized protein (EggNog:ENOG410PG4W~COG:J~BUSCO:12857at33183): MTFYDLNVPYTSSDANVVHTLHFLAELGYTTVALSQSLSTKFPPNQTPPVMPTNIPKSMTLLTRLNLTVSEPSQNPRLNTLAQSYSLLAIRPTNEKSLMQACNNLDCDIISLDLAVRLPFHFKFKTLSSAVARGVRFEICYSPGLTGSGPEARRNLISNAISLVRATRGRGIILSSEAKQALGVRAPFDVINLACLWGMTRENAKDALCDEARKVVALARMKRSSWRGTVDVVIGGNKLSPSRETALQAKRGTSAGTPQSGNGVKRKASEDRIMATSEPRVSKRELKRMSKKVRLENCDNDKLASPSIAQP; the protein is encoded by the exons ATGACGTTCTATGATCTGAATGTTCCGTACACCTCGAGCGATGCAAATGTCGTCCATACTCTCCACTTTCTGGCTGAAT TGGGCTACACAACGGTTGCTTTATCACAGTCCCTCTCGACGAAATTCCCTCCAAATCAAACTCCGCCAGTTATGCCCACAAATATACCGAAATCTATGACCCTTCTCACCCGACTCAATCTCACAGTCTCCGAACCTTCGCAAAACCCACGCCTTAATACGCTAGCGCAATCATATTCCCTCCTTGCCATACGACCAACGAATGAAAAATCTTTAATGCAAGCATGTAACAATCTTGATTGCGACATCATATCGCTGGATCTGGCTGTTCGCTTGCCTTTTCACTTTAAATTTAAAACCCTTTCTTCAGCTGTCGCTCGGGGAGTGCGTTTTGAAATTTGCTATAGCCCTGGACTTACGGGAAGTGGACCAGAAGCTCGGAGGAATTTAATTAGCAACGCAATTTCCTTGGTGCGTGCAACCCGGGGCCGGGGCATCATCCTTTCAAGCGAAGCAAAGCAAGCATTGGGTGTAAGAGCGCCATTCGATGTGATAAATTTGGCATGCCTTTGGGGAATGACGCGGGAAAATGCGAAAGATGCGTTGTGCGATGAGGCAAGAAAGGTTGTTGCGCTAGCACGAATGAAGAGGTCCAGTTGGAGGGGAACTGTGGACGTGGTAATTGGAGGGAATAAATTGAGCCCTTCTCGAGAAACAGCCCTGCAGGCTAAAAGGGGTACTTCCGCCGGAACACCACAATCCGGGAATGGAGTGAAGCGCAAGGCATCGGAAGACAGGATAATGGCGACATCGGAACCACGAGTGTCTAAACGCGAGCTGAAACGAATGTCCAAAAAGGTCAGACTTGAAAACTGCGACAACGATAAGCTAGCAAGTCCCTCAATAGCCCAACCTTGA